In Spirochaeta lutea, the following proteins share a genomic window:
- the hslV gene encoding ATP-dependent protease subunit HslV has protein sequence MEKPNIRSTTIIAVKKDGQVAMAGDGQVTLGNAVMKGNAKKVRRIYDDSILVGFAGATADAFTLFERFEERVKEYGGDITRSAVELAKLWRTDRMLRRLEAMLLVASTDNILLISGTGDVIEPEHGVIAIGSGGNFAYAAARAYLEGSNFSAREIAEKSLKIAGDICIYTNQSIIVEELS, from the coding sequence ATGGAAAAACCTAATATACGCAGCACTACAATCATCGCCGTTAAAAAAGACGGCCAGGTAGCAATGGCCGGTGACGGTCAGGTAACCCTCGGAAACGCAGTTATGAAGGGGAACGCAAAGAAGGTTCGCCGGATTTACGATGATTCCATATTAGTTGGGTTTGCCGGAGCTACCGCTGATGCATTCACCCTCTTCGAGCGCTTTGAAGAACGGGTAAAGGAATACGGCGGAGACATCACCCGTTCTGCGGTTGAACTTGCAAAGTTGTGGCGGACCGATCGGATGCTCCGCCGCCTTGAAGCCATGCTGCTTGTAGCGAGTACGGATAATATTCTACTCATATCCGGCACTGGGGATGTGATCGAGCCAGAGCATGGGGTCATTGCAATCGGCTCCGGAGGGAACTTCGCCTACGCCGCAGCCCGGGCATACCTTGAGGGATCAAACTTCTCGGCGCGAGAGATTGCAGAGAAATCCCTCAAGATCGCTGGAGACATTTGTATTTATACGAATCAGTCAATAATTGTGGAGGAGTTATCGTAA
- the hslU gene encoding ATP-dependent protease ATPase subunit HslU: protein MVLQLEDLTPRQIVEELNRYIIGQEKAKKAVAIALRNRIRRQNLPEDLRDEVAPKNIIMIGPTGVGKTEIARRLSKLTGAPFIKVEATKYTEVGYVGRDVESMIRDLMMVGINMVKQEMKEQLRDKAETLAEEAILDILLPGSGSSTKTQGSALGKLFSTGTGSSPRTGTGSAGQVADQRTDGEASSQEPDNASDPKQETREKFRQRLRAGKLDEKEIEIDVTKSSGGPNIEIFSGANLEEIDLNLGNLSNLFGGRKKKKRVLVKQARELLIQEEMEKLVDQDQVAEIARTRVESMGIVFVDEIDKIAAKEGRSGTDVSREGVQRDILPIVEGAKINTKYGVVDTSHILFIAAGAFHISKPSDLIPELQGRFPIRVELEALTTEDFYSILTQPQNALTKQYMALLETEGVTLVFTEDALREISKIAAQVNSKTENIGARRLHTILELLLEDISFRAPEMSGERVTITDGDVRERLSGIVQDQDLSRYIL from the coding sequence ATGGTATTACAACTTGAGGACCTTACCCCGAGACAAATTGTTGAAGAACTAAACCGCTATATTATCGGTCAGGAAAAGGCGAAAAAGGCAGTGGCAATAGCCCTTCGTAACCGGATCAGACGACAAAATCTTCCCGAAGACCTCCGTGATGAGGTAGCGCCGAAAAACATCATAATGATCGGGCCCACCGGGGTGGGGAAGACCGAAATTGCCCGCCGCTTATCCAAGCTGACCGGGGCACCGTTTATCAAGGTCGAAGCAACCAAATACACAGAGGTCGGGTACGTCGGCCGGGATGTAGAATCCATGATCCGCGACCTTATGATGGTGGGCATAAACATGGTAAAGCAGGAGATGAAGGAACAGCTGCGGGATAAGGCGGAAACCCTGGCCGAGGAAGCAATCCTAGATATACTCCTGCCAGGATCGGGTAGTTCCACCAAGACTCAGGGATCAGCCCTGGGCAAGCTCTTTAGCACCGGCACTGGATCAAGCCCCCGTACCGGTACCGGCTCTGCCGGTCAAGTCGCCGATCAGCGGACGGATGGTGAGGCCTCTTCCCAGGAACCCGATAACGCTTCAGATCCAAAGCAAGAAACCCGTGAGAAGTTCCGACAACGCCTCCGGGCTGGGAAATTGGATGAAAAGGAAATAGAGATCGACGTAACGAAGAGCTCCGGAGGTCCAAATATTGAAATATTCTCCGGAGCCAACCTGGAAGAAATTGATCTGAACCTTGGAAACCTCTCGAATCTATTCGGGGGCCGCAAGAAAAAGAAGCGCGTCCTGGTCAAGCAGGCCCGGGAGCTCCTGATCCAGGAGGAAATGGAAAAACTCGTAGACCAAGACCAGGTCGCCGAGATCGCCCGCACCCGGGTAGAATCCATGGGTATCGTCTTTGTCGATGAGATCGATAAAATAGCCGCTAAAGAAGGCCGGAGCGGCACCGACGTAAGCAGGGAAGGGGTGCAGCGGGATATCCTCCCCATCGTCGAAGGCGCGAAGATTAACACCAAGTACGGAGTAGTTGATACCTCACACATCCTATTTATTGCTGCCGGGGCATTCCATATCAGCAAACCAAGCGACTTGATTCCGGAACTACAGGGTCGCTTCCCGATCCGGGTAGAGCTGGAAGCCCTGACTACCGAGGACTTTTACTCCATTCTTACCCAGCCTCAGAATGCCCTGACCAAACAGTACATGGCATTACTGGAGACCGAGGGGGTAACCCTGGTTTTCACCGAGGATGCCCTACGTGAAATCAGTAAAATCGCCGCTCAGGTAAATTCAAAAACCGAGAACATTGGCGCACGCCGGCTGCATACGATTCTTGAGCTTTTGTTGGAGGATATTAGCTTCCGAGCGCCGGAGATGTCCGGGGAACGGGTCACCATTACCGACGGGGATGTGCGCGAACGGCTCAGCGGGATCGTGCAGGATCAGGACCTGAGCCGCTATATTCTCTAG
- the flgB gene encoding flagellar basal body rod protein FlgB — MYIQNNWGQSLDVLQRGMSVNMLRQEVIANNIANADTPNFKRSVVNYESALSQALQSDTTRDDFQPYYTHERHIAFDRKVDYQDVRPRRVLDYLTTSKNNGNNVDIEEESSNYIAAQLAYNLMVNSVNHHFNSMNIVLRG; from the coding sequence ATGTATATACAAAATAACTGGGGACAATCCCTGGACGTTCTTCAACGCGGCATGAGTGTTAACATGCTGCGCCAAGAGGTGATAGCAAACAACATCGCCAACGCCGATACACCCAATTTTAAACGCTCGGTGGTTAACTATGAGTCTGCCCTGAGTCAGGCACTACAATCCGACACCACCAGGGATGATTTTCAGCCCTACTACACCCATGAGCGTCATATTGCCTTCGACCGGAAGGTTGATTATCAGGATGTACGTCCCCGCCGGGTTTTAGATTACCTGACCACCAGCAAGAATAACGGTAACAACGTAGATATCGAAGAGGAGAGCAGTAATTACATAGCTGCTCAGCTCGCCTATAATCTCATGGTAAATTCGGTGAACCACCATTTTAATTCCATGAACATCGTGCTGAGAGGATAA
- the flgC gene encoding flagellar basal body rod protein FlgC, translating into MGMFSSLSIASSGLTVQRLRQDVIADNIANVETTRTPEGGVFRRKRVIVSPQVDQPYWKSPFLPSALDNGVGKGVRVDEIQEDMDSNPRLVYDPTHPDAIKTGPRQGYVEFPNVNVVTEMVDLISASRSYDANIAVVNGAKAMFMKALEIGR; encoded by the coding sequence ATGGGAATGTTTTCTTCATTATCAATAGCATCCAGTGGTTTGACCGTGCAGCGGCTTCGCCAGGATGTGATTGCCGATAACATCGCCAATGTTGAAACCACCCGGACCCCTGAGGGCGGTGTATTCCGACGGAAGCGGGTTATTGTAAGCCCCCAAGTTGATCAACCCTACTGGAAGAGCCCCTTTCTTCCTTCCGCCTTGGATAACGGGGTAGGAAAGGGTGTGCGGGTGGATGAGATCCAGGAAGATATGGATTCGAATCCACGGCTTGTCTACGATCCTACCCATCCCGATGCAATTAAAACCGGTCCGCGTCAGGGGTATGTGGAATTTCCGAATGTAAACGTGGTAACCGAGATGGTTGATCTCATTTCAGCTAGTCGGAGCTACGATGCGAACATCGCTGTGGTAAACGGTGCAAAGGCGATGTTTATGAAAGCACTGGAGATCGGCCGGTAG
- the fliE gene encoding flagellar hook-basal body complex protein FliE encodes MGIELLTGTAVQGNTVALRATQQGHFGITEQETTGEVSGFGKMLMNSLQEVSSYQNEASDLSVQALVNPESVEAHDVTIAMAKANLSLSIAKNVVDRVIQGYKDITNLR; translated from the coding sequence ATGGGAATTGAATTATTAACAGGAACCGCTGTACAGGGAAACACCGTTGCTCTCAGAGCAACTCAGCAGGGACATTTCGGGATCACCGAACAAGAAACGACCGGCGAGGTCTCCGGATTCGGAAAAATGCTCATGAATAGTTTACAGGAAGTGAGCAGCTATCAAAATGAGGCATCCGACCTTTCGGTACAAGCCCTGGTTAACCCCGAATCGGTGGAAGCCCATGATGTTACAATCGCCATGGCCAAGGCGAATTTAAGCCTGAGTATTGCGAAAAACGTGGTGGATCGGGTGATTCAAGGCTATAAAGATATTACAAATCTCCGCTAA